The window CAAATTTACCCAATTACCAAATTGAAGAAGAACTCAGGCCGAGCAAGACCCCGGCGGTTCGGATATCAGAGAGAGCAGAGACATGAAGGTTCGGGCATCGGTAAAGAAAATCTGTGACAAGTGCAAGATCGTGCACCGCAAAGGCGTGGTGCGTGTGATCTGCGAGAACTCGAAACACAAACAAAGACAAGGTTAATTTATCGGGATCGGGATGAAGGCCGCCGGCTGTAAACCGATCGACACTTGAGTTAAAGGGACGGGTGAAGCGCGAAGAGAGCGCTGTCCCGCGCGAACGGAGCGCGAGGGCGGAGCAGCGAAACGCGGCGGAGCCCTCAGGAGAAAAGACATGGCACGCATTTCAGGCGTTGATCTTCCGCGCAACAAGCATGTGAACATCGCGCTGACGTATATCTACGGCATTGGCAACTCGCGTTCCACGCGGCTTCTGGCCACGGCGAAGGTCGAGCCCATGAAGAAAGTCCAGGACCTGAACGAGGACGAAGTCAACCGCATACGCCAGGCTATTGAAGCCGAAGGCGACGTGGAAGGTGATCTGCGCAAAGACATTTCCATGCACATTAAGCGGCTGATTGAAATTGGTTCGTACCGTGGCTATCGTCATCGCCGCAACCTGCCCGTACGCGGACAGCGCACACACACCAATGCGCGCACCCGCAAAGGCCCGCGCAAAGGCACGGTCGCGAACAAGAAGAAGACGGCGGCGAAAACCTAGCAATTAGCCATTGGCATTTGGCAATTAGCTTGAGTATGGGCGCGACTGGCAATGACAGTCGCCTTTGAAAGATATACAGGAAAAAACTTCTATGGCAAAAGCAACAGCAGCACCGGGCACCGGCGCGACCGGAACAAAAGGCAAGAAAAAAGTTTTCAAGAAGAAAGAGCGCAAGAACGTTCCGCATGGCGTGGCGTTCATTCAGGCGTCTTTCAACAACACCATTGTGACCATCACGGACAGTGAAGGCAAAACTTTGGCGTGGAAGAGTTCCGGTTCGCTGGGCTTCCGCGGGTCGCGTAAAGGCACTCCGTTTGCCGCGCAGCAGGCTGCCAGCAATGCCGCCAGCCAGGCGCGCGATCATGGCATGCGTTCTGTTGAAGTGCGCGTGAATGGCCCGGGATCAGGACGTGAGTCGGCAATTCGCGCTCTGGCAGCCGCAGGGCTGGACGTGAAGACGATTAAGGACGTGACGCCCATTCCGCACAACGGATGCCGTCCGCCAAAGCGCAGACGCGTTTGATTGCAAGTTTTGTTGGCACGGGTGAAGCATGAAGTGAGCGCTGGCCCGCGCGAACGCAACGCGAGGGCAGAGCAGCAATGCTGCGGAGCCCTTGAATAAACGGATCGGGAAGAAAGGGTAGCCACCCCGTAAACCGATCGTCACTCGAAGAGGAGAAATAATGGCACGTTATAAAGGTGCAGTATGCCGTCTTTGCCGTCGCGAAGGCATGAAATTGTTCTTAAAAGGGGCCAAGTGTTTCACTGACAAGTGCCCCGTGGAAAAGCGCAACTTTGCTCCCGGCCAGCATGGCAAGGACCGCAAGGCCAAGGTCGTAGGCTATGGCTTGCAGCTGCGGGAAAAGCAGAAGACCAAGCGCATGTATTTCACCCTGGAAAACCAGTTCCGCAACTACTTTGAGAAAGCCGCGCGCAAGCCGGGTGTCACCGGTGAACTGCTCCTGCAACAACTGGAGCGCCGGCTGGACAATGTAGTTTACCGGCTGGGCTTTGCCACGTCGCGCCGCCAGTCGCGGCAGATTGTGCGCCACGGCCACATTGACGTGAACGGACGCCGTGTGAATATTCCATCGTTCCAGGTGAGCGCCGGAGACGAGATCCAGGTGCGCGACAAGGCCAAGAAATTCACGGTGATTGAGGGTGCGCGCGATTATTCGAGCCACCAGCCTGTAGTCGGATGGCTGGAAGTGGACCGCGACAACCTGAAGGGCCGCGTTTTGTCACTGCCGAAGAGAGAAGACATCAATGCGCCGGTCAATGAACAGTTGATCGTCGAACTGTATTCGAAATAGAGCTACTAGCTACTAGCTTCTAGCTGCTAGCCGGAAAGAGGCCGGGAGACCGGTTTCGGCTGATGAATCAAGGAAGTGAGATCCAGCATCAAATAACTTCCAACTGATTCATCCACTCAAAATTTGGTTTAGCCAGAAGCTAGTGGCTCACAGCCATTAGCTTCACAATTGCCCGCACCAGAACAGCCTTGCCGCCTCCCAGCTGCATGCGCCAAACGGAGCGGAGTTGAAAGGACAAAAAAGCACATGGTTCTATGGAGAGGTTTCCAAAAACCCAAACGTCTTGCCACCGATACCGAGACGCTCACCGATAAATACGGCCGCTTTTACGCTCAGCCTTTTGAGCGTGGATTCGGCACAACTATTGGCAACGCCCTGCGGCGCGTACTGCTGTCATCCATTGAAGGCGCGGCCGTAACCGCCGTGAAAATTGAAGGCGTGCTGCATGAATTTCAATCGATTCCCGGCGTTGTTGAAGACGCAACTGACATCATTCTTAACCTGAAGCAGGTCCCGTTCAAGCTGAACGGCGACGGTCCTAAAGCTATTTACCTGAAAGCCGAGCAGCCGGGTGTGGTCACCAGCGCCATGATTGAGGCGGATGGCGACGTGGAAATCCTGGACAAGAATGTTTACATTGCCACGGTTTCTGAAGGCGGCAAGCTGGACATGGAAATGCGCCTGAAGCGCGGTCGCGGCTATGTGGCAGCCGACAAGAACTTTGACGAAGACCTGGGTCTTGGCTTCATCCCGATCGATTCTGTACACTCACCGGTGCGCAAGTGCAATTACACGGTGGAAGCGGCCCGCCTGGGACAGATCACCGATTACGACAAACTCGATATCGAAATCTGGACCAACGGCTCCATTGCCCCGGCTGACGCGCTGGGTCTGGCGGCGAAGCTGCTCAAGGACCACATGACTATCTTCATCAATTTTGAAGAGGAGTTAGAGACGGAGTCGCGTGGTGAAGAGAAGCCGCTGATCAAGAATGAAAACCTGAACCGTTCCGTTGAAGAGCTGGAGCTTTCCGTGCGCAGTTACAACTGCCTGAAGAACGCGAATATCCAGTCAATCGGCGAGCTGGTGCAGAAGACGGAAGCGGAGATGCTCAAGACCAAGAACTTTGGCCGCAAGTCGCTCAATGAGATCAAGGAAATCCTTGCTTCCATGGGCCTCTCGCTGGGCATGAAGATTGACGATCAGGGCAACGCCGTTCCCGGACCCACCAGCCAGATGCCGTCCGCAGTGTCTATGGGCGGCGGTGTTCTGGATGACGTTGGCGGCGACGGGCAGGAATTCTAGGATCGGGTGATCGGGAGATCGGCAAAGCTGTAACGCGATCTCCTGATGCCACAATCCCAAAAAGATATAGCCAATGGCCAAGAGCCAAAGGCCTTTCAACTAGAAGCTAGAAGCTAGCACCCAGAAGCTAGTAGCTGTTGAGCAAAAGAAATTCAGTGAAGGACTTAAGACTATGCGTCACCAGAGACACACGAAGAAACTCGGACGTAACACCAGCCATCGGCGCGCGCTGCTGCGCAACCTGGTGACCTCACTCATCATGGAAGAGCGGCTTGAAACCACCCCGGCCAAGGCCAAAGCCATGCGTCCGCACGTGGAAAAGATGATCACACTGGGCAAGCGCGGAGACCTTTCCGCGCGGCGTCTGGCGGGCAGCTACCTGATGACGCGTGAATCGGTGAGCCGGCTGTTTGAAACCGTGGCGCCGCGTTTTGGCGACAGAAGCGGCGGCTACCTGCGCATCATCCACAAAGGATGGCGGCAGGGCGATGGCGCAGCAACCTGCTACATCGAGTTACTGGGCAGTGAAAAGGTGATTGAGGCCAAGCGCGCCAAACGGGCAGAGATCCGCACCAAGCGCCAGGAAGAAGTCCGCAAGCAGATGGAAGAAGAGCAGGCAGCTGCGGCCGCTGAACAAGGCGGCGGCGAGGAAGAAAAGAAGTAGCGACGGCCACTCAGCACATTCGATTCTATCTTCATTAAGGCAGGCTGCCCCTATTACCAGTTGGCAGCCTGCGATTCACCTTCACTGGATACCACAAGGTCCCGTGGATCCATCACTACCGTGGCAGACATTACAATCCGACCCGAATGTACCACAATGGCCCCCGGCTGTGGCGGTACTGCAAAACCTTAACTGGCAAGTGAGAGAAGAGGCTTTTGCCCGATCAGGTATCATATGAAGAGCAGCCAAGCTGAGCGCGAGTACTGCAAACTTGAAAAGCAATCTTTTATAATTCATCTTTGAAGCTCCTTTACAACTTTCAACTAATCTAATCCTCCAGAAAGCGGGAGCAACGGCAGAACGATGGCTTTTTTATTTCCGAAAATGGGCGAAAATCCCATTTTGGAAAGATTCAAGTCTATTGTCGTGAATTGCCTATAAAGGCCTGCACTCAGCTTTTCAAAATGCGCCATTTTTGGCGCGTTTTGTCTTAGCGCGCGGCCGTGGTAACTGGGCCGCACGGGGTTAATTGCCAGGGTGAGTAGAGAAGTATGTTTTTGTCAATTTTGCCGTTGGAGTTCCTGATCTGGAGCTTCCACTCTTTCGGCTTGTTGAGCGCAGCCGGGGCCTGGATGCCCAGTAGATAGCCGGCCCAGGCAAACTCCAAGAAACGGTCATTCCTAAAACCCGTATAGGCGCCGCCGGTGCTTAAACTTAATATCTTCAGGGACAAATTTTCTTCCCTGTCATGCTGCTGGAAGTCTTTGAAAACTCCTCTGGGCGTGAATTTCGGCCGAATTACCACCAGCAGGCGCGTGCCGCTGGCCGCGAATTCCTTTTTCATGTCATTCAGATTGCGCTTGCTCTTGTTGTCATGGCCATCGGTCAGAAGCAAAATGGTGTCTCCCGGCTGGTGCGGTCCAAATACGGCAATGGCTTGATGCAAGCTGTCAAAGAGTGAGGCATATTTACCCGGAAGTCGGGCAGCTTGAGCAAGCACTTCGTCAATGGCAGAAGACCGTTTTTGTGGATCAGTAAGAAATTCTTTGCCGATGAACGCCTCTTCAGCAAATGCTCCGAAGGCGATTGGCCGCCCAGCTGGCGCTGTACGCGCCTTTGCGGCGATTCCGCGCACCAGCGCGTCCACTTCCTTGTCGTCGGCGCTTCCGCTGCTCTCAGTCAGCACCAATA is drawn from Terriglobia bacterium and contains these coding sequences:
- the rpmJ gene encoding 50S ribosomal protein L36, encoding MKVRASVKKICDKCKIVHRKGVVRVICENSKHKQRQG
- the rpsM gene encoding 30S ribosomal protein S13, encoding MARISGVDLPRNKHVNIALTYIYGIGNSRSTRLLATAKVEPMKKVQDLNEDEVNRIRQAIEAEGDVEGDLRKDISMHIKRLIEIGSYRGYRHRRNLPVRGQRTHTNARTRKGPRKGTVANKKKTAAKT
- the rpsK gene encoding 30S ribosomal protein S11, translated to MAKATAAPGTGATGTKGKKKVFKKKERKNVPHGVAFIQASFNNTIVTITDSEGKTLAWKSSGSLGFRGSRKGTPFAAQQAASNAASQARDHGMRSVEVRVNGPGSGRESAIRALAAAGLDVKTIKDVTPIPHNGCRPPKRRRV
- the rpsD gene encoding 30S ribosomal protein S4: MARYKGAVCRLCRREGMKLFLKGAKCFTDKCPVEKRNFAPGQHGKDRKAKVVGYGLQLREKQKTKRMYFTLENQFRNYFEKAARKPGVTGELLLQQLERRLDNVVYRLGFATSRRQSRQIVRHGHIDVNGRRVNIPSFQVSAGDEIQVRDKAKKFTVIEGARDYSSHQPVVGWLEVDRDNLKGRVLSLPKREDINAPVNEQLIVELYSK
- a CDS encoding DNA-directed RNA polymerase subunit alpha, with product MVLWRGFQKPKRLATDTETLTDKYGRFYAQPFERGFGTTIGNALRRVLLSSIEGAAVTAVKIEGVLHEFQSIPGVVEDATDIILNLKQVPFKLNGDGPKAIYLKAEQPGVVTSAMIEADGDVEILDKNVYIATVSEGGKLDMEMRLKRGRGYVAADKNFDEDLGLGFIPIDSVHSPVRKCNYTVEAARLGQITDYDKLDIEIWTNGSIAPADALGLAAKLLKDHMTIFINFEEELETESRGEEKPLIKNENLNRSVEELELSVRSYNCLKNANIQSIGELVQKTEAEMLKTKNFGRKSLNEIKEILASMGLSLGMKIDDQGNAVPGPTSQMPSAVSMGGGVLDDVGGDGQEF
- the rplQ gene encoding 50S ribosomal protein L17, translating into MRHQRHTKKLGRNTSHRRALLRNLVTSLIMEERLETTPAKAKAMRPHVEKMITLGKRGDLSARRLAGSYLMTRESVSRLFETVAPRFGDRSGGYLRIIHKGWRQGDGAATCYIELLGSEKVIEAKRAKRAEIRTKRQEEVRKQMEEEQAAAAAEQGGGEEEKK